In a single window of the Pantanalinema sp. genome:
- a CDS encoding LCP family protein: MSARPPAAPNPGRRPVAPRRRPWGWIALLAVSMGIAFGAGAITGLQVRQASLVPGGASPVEALSQLPAAVRGDSFARTNVLLIGSDAGFTGRRRDDAAPVRSDTLIVASLDPVHRCIQLLSVPRDTRVSIPGRQGFDKINAAFAYGGPELAVDTVSRFLDVPIDHYVRLRLEALSEMVDLLGGIELDVEKNMRYRDRAAGLTIALKKGRQVLDGAAAEQYVRFRHDVNGDIGRVQRQQVFVQALLDKLLQPASLAKLPQLVEVAYQSVETDLPFDQILRYAMWARGLQSTDLHMAMVPGAFSGDRFEASFWLPDERAARALARRTLTDEAPGPAAQGALIAPEVKADTRISVLNGTRRTGLANEAAHLLRQDGWTVWVVGTSRRKGLSETEIAPQRGEEALIGPIAQTLGISGKQVSGSLGDVTTDFTVIVGEDFAEALRDVRSRATTGPASRGALPPARN, translated from the coding sequence ATGAGTGCACGTCCTCCCGCCGCGCCGAACCCCGGCCGACGCCCGGTCGCTCCTCGCCGCAGGCCCTGGGGCTGGATCGCCCTCTTGGCCGTGTCGATGGGGATCGCCTTCGGCGCCGGGGCCATCACGGGCCTGCAGGTGCGTCAGGCGAGCCTCGTTCCCGGCGGCGCGTCGCCGGTCGAGGCCCTCTCGCAGCTGCCTGCCGCGGTGCGAGGCGACTCCTTCGCGCGCACCAACGTCCTGCTCATCGGCAGCGATGCGGGCTTCACCGGGCGCCGGCGCGACGATGCGGCCCCGGTGCGATCCGACACCCTGATCGTCGCCTCGCTCGACCCCGTTCACCGTTGCATCCAGCTTTTGAGCGTTCCGCGCGACACCCGGGTCTCGATCCCGGGGCGCCAGGGCTTCGACAAGATCAACGCGGCCTTCGCCTACGGCGGGCCCGAGCTTGCCGTGGACACGGTTTCGCGCTTCCTGGACGTTCCGATCGATCACTACGTGCGCCTCAGGCTGGAGGCGCTGAGCGAGATGGTGGACCTCCTGGGCGGGATCGAGCTCGACGTCGAGAAGAACATGCGCTACCGGGATCGCGCGGCCGGCCTCACGATCGCCCTCAAGAAGGGCCGCCAGGTCCTCGACGGGGCCGCGGCCGAGCAGTACGTCCGCTTTCGCCACGACGTGAACGGCGACATCGGCCGGGTCCAGCGCCAGCAGGTCTTCGTTCAGGCGCTGCTCGACAAGCTGCTGCAGCCCGCGAGCCTCGCCAAGCTTCCCCAGCTGGTCGAGGTGGCCTACCAGAGCGTCGAGACCGACTTGCCATTCGACCAGATCCTGCGCTACGCCATGTGGGCCAGGGGGCTCCAGTCGACGGACCTGCACATGGCCATGGTGCCGGGCGCCTTCTCGGGCGATCGCTTCGAGGCGAGCTTCTGGCTGCCCGACGAGCGCGCCGCGCGCGCGCTCGCCAGGCGTACCCTCACCGACGAGGCGCCGGGGCCTGCCGCGCAGGGTGCGCTCATCGCCCCCGAGGTCAAGGCCGACACCCGGATCTCGGTCCTGAACGGCACGCGTCGCACGGGTCTGGCCAACGAGGCGGCCCACCTGCTCAGGCAGGACGGCTGGACGGTCTGGGTGGTGGGAACCTCCCGGCGAAAGGGCCTCTCCGAGACCGAGATCGCCCCGCAGCGCGGTGAGGAGGCGCTCATCGGCCCCATCGCCCAGACCCTGGGCATCTCGGGCAAGCAGGTCAGCGGCAGCCTGGGAGACGTCACCACCGACTTCACCGTGATCGTGGGCGAGGACTTCGCCGAGGCCCTGCGCGACGTGCGAAGCCGGGCCACGACGGGCCCGGCTTCGCGTGGGGCGTTGCCGCCCGCGCGGAACTAA
- a CDS encoding S8 family serine peptidase produces the protein MRFDPRAFRRLSATLALCGLAGCAALPPGTQVAGAVPPDVTWLNPPAEAGAEYAADRVIVKLKQGQRVRSVQGMRMVQAIEGLGNAGLYAVPAGSSVGETVAKLRRDPGVVYAEPNYIYHATDFKAASTVNDPMLGQLWGLTKVQAQQAWDVTAGDPNVVVAVVDTGVDYNHPDLKGQVIKGPDFGNSDSDPMDDQGHGSHVAGTIAAVADNGVGVAGLAYKTKVLAIKVLGSDGSGDTNAIVKGILKANELGARVINLSLGGPQQSSAMKDAVDQVTAKGTLCVVAAGNDGTSTPDYPAAYPNALAVGASDQSDKRASFSNYGSYVDIAAPGVDILSSTEQTYKKHSGTSMASPHVAAAAALLLAKNPAMSVQELRDALTSTGDPATGFGNSAVKRLNAFKALAAVGGTAPTPAPEPGTGAGGGDTQSPSVPTGIKALAASTTQVQLEWNAASDNVGVALYRLYRNGQLIATTASTGYADSGLSPGTGYAYTVEAYDAAGNASGMSNVANVQTPSSTTELTISNVALKGLTRNSATIGWTTSVEADSRIDYTSSSTYFMGYWQNVRSTAMATSHALTLPGLAPGATYYLKVTSVDSSGKRVTAGLYGLRMP, from the coding sequence ATGCGATTTGATCCCCGCGCCTTTCGCCGCTTGTCGGCGACCCTCGCGCTCTGTGGCCTCGCCGGCTGCGCCGCCTTGCCGCCCGGCACCCAGGTCGCGGGTGCCGTGCCGCCCGATGTGACCTGGCTCAATCCCCCGGCCGAGGCGGGGGCCGAGTATGCCGCCGACCGGGTGATCGTTAAGCTGAAGCAGGGCCAGCGCGTTCGCTCGGTCCAGGGCATGCGGATGGTGCAGGCCATCGAGGGCCTCGGCAACGCCGGGCTCTACGCGGTGCCCGCGGGCTCGAGCGTCGGCGAGACGGTCGCCAAGCTGCGGCGAGACCCCGGCGTCGTGTACGCCGAACCCAACTACATCTACCATGCAACCGATTTCAAGGCCGCCTCCACCGTCAACGATCCCATGCTCGGCCAGCTGTGGGGGCTCACCAAGGTCCAGGCCCAGCAGGCCTGGGACGTGACCGCGGGCGATCCCAACGTGGTGGTCGCGGTGGTCGACACCGGCGTCGACTACAACCACCCCGACCTCAAGGGTCAGGTCATCAAGGGGCCCGACTTCGGCAACAGCGACAGCGATCCCATGGACGATCAGGGCCACGGCTCGCACGTGGCCGGCACCATCGCGGCGGTCGCCGACAACGGCGTCGGCGTGGCGGGCCTCGCCTACAAGACCAAGGTCCTCGCCATCAAGGTGCTGGGCTCGGACGGCTCGGGTGACACCAACGCCATCGTGAAGGGCATCCTGAAGGCCAACGAGCTGGGGGCCCGCGTCATCAACCTGTCGCTCGGCGGCCCCCAGCAGTCGAGCGCCATGAAGGACGCCGTGGACCAGGTGACCGCCAAGGGAACGCTGTGCGTGGTCGCCGCCGGCAACGACGGCACCTCGACCCCCGACTACCCGGCCGCGTATCCGAACGCCCTGGCGGTCGGCGCGAGCGATCAGTCCGACAAGCGGGCCTCCTTCTCCAACTACGGCAGCTACGTGGACATCGCCGCCCCCGGCGTGGACATCCTCTCGAGCACCGAGCAGACCTACAAGAAGCACTCGGGCACGAGCATGGCCTCCCCGCACGTCGCCGCGGCCGCAGCCCTGTTACTCGCCAAGAATCCTGCCATGTCGGTTCAGGAGCTGCGCGACGCCCTGACCTCCACGGGGGATCCGGCGACCGGCTTCGGCAACAGCGCGGTCAAGCGCCTCAATGCCTTCAAGGCCCTGGCGGCGGTCGGCGGCACGGCCCCCACGCCGGCTCCCGAGCCCGGGACCGGGGCGGGCGGCGGTGACACCCAGTCGCCGAGCGTCCCCACGGGGATCAAGGCCCTGGCCGCCTCGACCACCCAGGTGCAGCTCGAGTGGAACGCCGCGAGCGACAACGTGGGGGTGGCGCTCTACCGCCTCTACCGAAACGGCCAGCTGATCGCGACGACCGCCTCGACCGGCTACGCCGACTCGGGCCTCTCGCCCGGCACCGGCTACGCCTACACCGTGGAGGCCTACGACGCGGCAGGCAACGCGTCGGGCATGTCCAACGTCGCCAACGTCCAGACCCCGAGCTCGACGACCGAGCTCACCATCTCGAACGTGGCGCTCAAGGGCCTGACCCGCAACAGCGCGACCATCGGCTGGACCACCAGCGTGGAGGCCGACTCCCGCATCGACTACACCAGCAGCAGCACCTACTTCATGGGCTACTGGCAGAACGTGCGGAGTACCGCGATGGCGACCAGCCACGCCCTGACCCTGCCGGGGCTCGCCCCGGGCGCCACCTACTACCTCAAGGTGACGTCGGTCGACTCCTCCGGCAAGCGCGTCACGGCCGGCCTCTACGGCCTGCGGATGCCCTAG
- the pdxA gene encoding 4-hydroxythreonine-4-phosphate dehydrogenase PdxA — protein MTPLPIALTPGDPSGIGPEIAARFLTDLPAGERPVVFGDRRLLARAADSLGLSLELTPLAGPEAAGSLAPGAIGLVEVAWPARELPTLGAVRRESGAYAYAVLEAVAPHLASGALSGVVTGPISKEAIQLTRPSFIGHTEFFAQVGRSSSFGMLLVVEPLRAIHVTAHVPFSEVTACLTRERIEETIALAAQSLRLLGDPDGTIAVCGLNPHAGEAGRFGREELETIQPAVLAAQARGHKVVGPLPPDTVFYRALRGEFQVIVCMYHDQGHIPLKMHGFDRGVNVTVGLPFVRTSVDHGTAFELAGTGEASHASLKAAWELALRLVDQRAKDLR, from the coding sequence ATGACCCCCCTTCCCATCGCCCTGACCCCCGGTGACCCCTCGGGCATCGGCCCCGAGATCGCCGCTCGCTTTCTGACGGACCTGCCGGCGGGGGAAAGGCCGGTGGTGTTCGGCGACCGGCGCCTCCTGGCCCGAGCGGCCGACTCGCTCGGCCTTTCGCTCGAGCTGACCCCGCTTGCGGGCCCCGAAGCGGCCGGTTCGCTCGCGCCCGGCGCCATCGGCCTCGTCGAGGTGGCCTGGCCGGCTCGCGAGCTGCCCACCCTCGGAGCGGTGAGGCGCGAGAGCGGCGCCTACGCCTACGCCGTGCTGGAGGCGGTGGCCCCTCACCTGGCCTCAGGGGCCCTGAGCGGAGTGGTCACCGGTCCCATCTCCAAGGAGGCGATCCAGCTGACGCGGCCGTCGTTCATCGGCCACACCGAGTTCTTCGCCCAGGTGGGGCGCTCGTCGAGCTTCGGGATGCTCCTGGTGGTCGAGCCGCTCAGGGCCATCCACGTGACGGCCCACGTGCCGTTCAGCGAGGTCACCGCCTGCCTCACCCGCGAGCGGATCGAGGAAACCATCGCGCTTGCCGCCCAGAGCCTGCGCCTCCTGGGCGATCCGGACGGCACCATCGCCGTCTGCGGCCTGAACCCCCATGCGGGCGAGGCCGGGCGCTTCGGCCGAGAGGAGCTCGAGACGATCCAGCCCGCCGTGCTTGCCGCCCAGGCGCGCGGCCACAAGGTGGTCGGCCCCCTGCCCCCCGACACCGTCTTCTACCGGGCGCTTCGCGGCGAGTTCCAGGTGATCGTGTGCATGTACCACGACCAGGGTCACATCCCGCTCAAGATGCACGGGTTCGATCGGGGGGTGAACGTCACGGTGGGCCTGCCCTTCGTGCGGACGTCGGTGGACCACGGCACGGCCTTCGAGCTCGCAGGTACCGGCGAGGCGAGCCATGCCAGCCTGAAGGCGGCATGGGAGCTCGCCCTGCGCTTGGTCGATCAGCGCGCGAAGGACCTCCGATAG
- a CDS encoding response regulator transcription factor, whose translation MSEILIVEDEAHIANGLKFNLEIEGHAVTLVKDGMEAKRLLIDEQGAFDLIILDLMLPGMSGLDLCRGLRRSGNITPVLMLTARSQPLEKIEGLRIGADDYVTKPFNLEELLARVETLLRRASWQQASASGAPQTAFLEFGTARVDFERFEASRDGKVLKLTPIEFQLLRIFRDHPGKVLSREQLLEGAWGWSGPASTRTVDNFIMRLRRAFEADPAQPRHFLSVRGAGYKFVP comes from the coding sequence ATGTCTGAGATCCTGATCGTCGAGGACGAGGCCCACATCGCCAACGGCCTCAAGTTCAACCTGGAGATCGAGGGCCATGCCGTCACCCTCGTCAAGGACGGGATGGAGGCCAAGCGCCTGCTCATCGACGAGCAAGGCGCCTTCGACCTGATCATCCTCGATCTCATGCTGCCCGGGATGAGCGGGCTCGACCTGTGCCGGGGGCTGCGCCGGTCGGGCAACATCACCCCGGTGCTGATGCTGACGGCGCGCAGCCAGCCCCTCGAGAAGATCGAGGGCCTGCGCATCGGGGCCGACGACTACGTGACCAAGCCCTTCAACCTCGAGGAGCTGCTGGCGCGCGTCGAGACCCTCCTGCGCCGGGCGAGCTGGCAGCAGGCGAGCGCGTCGGGCGCTCCGCAAACCGCCTTTCTCGAGTTCGGCACCGCCCGGGTGGACTTCGAGCGCTTCGAGGCGTCCCGGGACGGCAAGGTCCTCAAGCTCACGCCCATCGAGTTCCAGCTCCTGCGCATCTTCCGCGATCACCCGGGCAAGGTCCTCTCGCGCGAGCAGCTGCTCGAGGGGGCCTGGGGCTGGTCGGGGCCCGCCTCGACCCGGACCGTGGACAACTTCATCATGCGCCTGCGCCGCGCCTTCGAGGCGGATCCCGCTCAGCCGCGCCACTTCCTCTCGGTCCGCGGAGCGGGCTACAAGTTCGTCCCCTAG
- a CDS encoding HAMP domain-containing sensor histidine kinase, whose translation MTRQKPASIAPPIIWGSILIAICLALVTLWNVVIVTDYMHIRALSDAHGASGSGRWIILAVGCVLFAGVLVGLIFFLISLIKQIRLNRAQQNFIDSVTHELKTPLTSLKLHLQTLQRGKASPEQAQAFHAVMLEDVERLSLLLDHVLAAARLERRQAISLEAIALKPLLDEVAGTIRDRYGLAPAAVRVDGADAEVRAERAGLHMVFLNLLDNAVKYSGQAVQVEVAIRGLEAGGAEVVVRDRGVGLAPKDLKRVFQRFYRVGSELTRTRPGTGLGLYIVRETLHLLGGRIRAESEGEGMGTTFVVQLPGGADV comes from the coding sequence ATGACTCGCCAGAAGCCCGCCTCGATCGCCCCCCCCATCATCTGGGGCAGCATCCTCATCGCCATCTGCCTGGCGCTCGTCACCCTCTGGAACGTGGTGATCGTCACGGACTACATGCACATCCGGGCCCTGAGCGACGCCCACGGCGCGAGCGGGTCCGGGCGGTGGATCATCCTCGCGGTCGGGTGCGTGCTCTTCGCCGGGGTGCTCGTCGGCCTCATCTTCTTCCTGATCAGCCTCATCAAGCAGATCCGGCTCAACCGCGCCCAGCAGAACTTCATCGACAGCGTCACCCACGAGCTCAAGACCCCCCTGACCTCCCTCAAGCTGCACCTCCAGACCCTGCAGCGCGGCAAGGCCTCGCCCGAGCAAGCTCAGGCATTCCATGCGGTCATGCTCGAGGACGTGGAGCGCCTCAGCCTCCTGCTCGATCACGTTCTCGCCGCCGCGCGCCTCGAGCGGCGCCAGGCGATCTCCCTCGAGGCGATCGCGCTCAAGCCGCTGCTCGACGAGGTGGCCGGCACCATCCGCGATCGCTACGGCCTCGCGCCGGCCGCGGTCCGCGTCGATGGCGCCGACGCCGAGGTGCGCGCGGAGCGCGCCGGCCTGCACATGGTCTTCCTGAACCTCCTGGACAACGCCGTGAAGTACTCGGGCCAAGCGGTCCAGGTCGAGGTGGCGATCAGGGGCCTCGAGGCGGGCGGTGCCGAGGTCGTCGTGCGGGACCGGGGCGTGGGCCTCGCCCCGAAGGACCTCAAGCGGGTCTTCCAGCGCTTCTACCGGGTGGGATCCGAGCTGACGCGGACCCGCCCCGGCACGGGCCTGGGGCTCTACATCGTGCGCGAGACCCTGCACCTGCTTGGCGGCCGGATCCGCGCCGAGAGCGAGGGCGAGGGGATGGGCACCACGTTCGTCGTTCAGCTACCGGGAGGCGCAGATGTCTGA
- a CDS encoding acyl-CoA desaturase → MGLINRSLDWGVKGNAVRGEEEPTWTLATVNVRRMLASARLNPWVILFLGASQLLGLAALTQPFKLSYLPLMIGMYLWLGFSVTFYLHRYLTHRGFETVGLIRFIGALGAVTGLSGDPVGWVGDHRHHHRASDKPNDLHSPKRLGFWMAHMGWIFRDLAPFSAKTRELAKDVRVYWYARLFERPVFMILPHLLTALAFYHFLGFGGMLWCFYFPVLVMNHATWCINSVCHLPRFGYKNFESGDDSVNVPFLGILALGEGYHNNHHANARRAAHGLRWHELDPTKGLIWILERCRLVWNVVW, encoded by the coding sequence ATGGGCCTGATCAACCGTAGCCTCGACTGGGGCGTCAAGGGCAACGCCGTGCGCGGCGAGGAGGAGCCGACCTGGACGCTTGCGACCGTGAACGTCCGCCGCATGCTGGCCTCGGCGCGGCTCAATCCCTGGGTGATCCTGTTCCTGGGCGCCTCGCAGCTCCTCGGCCTCGCGGCCCTCACCCAGCCCTTCAAGCTCAGCTACCTGCCCCTGATGATCGGCATGTACCTGTGGCTGGGCTTCAGCGTCACCTTCTACCTGCACCGCTACCTCACCCACCGGGGCTTCGAGACCGTCGGCCTCATCCGCTTTATCGGCGCGCTGGGCGCGGTCACGGGCCTCTCGGGGGATCCGGTCGGCTGGGTCGGCGACCACCGGCACCACCACCGCGCCTCCGACAAGCCCAACGACCTGCACAGCCCCAAGCGGCTCGGCTTCTGGATGGCGCACATGGGCTGGATCTTCCGGGACCTCGCTCCCTTCAGCGCCAAGACGCGCGAGCTCGCCAAGGACGTGCGCGTCTACTGGTACGCCCGCCTCTTCGAGCGCCCCGTGTTCATGATCCTGCCCCACCTCCTGACGGCCCTCGCCTTCTACCACTTCCTGGGCTTCGGCGGCATGCTCTGGTGCTTCTACTTCCCCGTTCTCGTGATGAACCACGCGACCTGGTGCATCAACTCGGTCTGCCACCTCCCCCGCTTCGGCTACAAGAACTTCGAGAGCGGGGACGACAGCGTCAACGTCCCTTTCCTCGGCATCCTCGCTTTGGGCGAGGGCTACCACAACAACCACCACGCCAACGCGCGCCGCGCGGCCCACGGCCTGCGCTGGCACGAGCTGGACCCCACCAAGGGCCTGATCTGGATCCTCGAGCGCTGCCGCCTGGTCTGGAACGTGGTCTGGTAG
- a CDS encoding AtaL-like protein → MEFKYTLWLDAPHDRVWFAIKDQIEHPKSNNGQIQSINVIERKKNSLVREVKPKRGRKFQEKITFFPSRKAITEMSRGPYESIVQEVTKEKGRTKLTMEFKPRRMTLWLLKMKQWVKRAPLELDDLMNLTSIPKPVGAKTK, encoded by the coding sequence ATGGAATTTAAATACACGCTTTGGCTGGATGCCCCCCACGATCGCGTCTGGTTCGCCATCAAGGACCAGATCGAGCACCCCAAATCCAACAACGGCCAGATCCAGTCGATCAACGTGATCGAGCGCAAGAAGAACTCCCTGGTCCGCGAGGTGAAGCCCAAGCGCGGCCGCAAGTTCCAGGAGAAGATCACCTTCTTCCCCTCGCGCAAGGCCATCACCGAGATGAGCCGCGGCCCCTACGAGAGCATCGTCCAGGAGGTCACCAAGGAGAAGGGGCGCACCAAGCTGACCATGGAGTTCAAGCCCCGGCGCATGACCCTGTGGCTGCTCAAGATGAAGCAGTGGGTCAAGCGCGCCCCCCTCGAGCTGGACGACCTCATGAACCTGACCAGCATCCCCAAGCCGGTCGGGGCCAAGACCAAGTAG
- a CDS encoding methyltransferase has product MALTERQRQRQARARADWTPPGPVPPGDQGEPDLVPGPDETLDAFAGHWRLFQLRGGHRYSTDDLLGAWYAWDTMRLLDRTPANALDLGTGIGSVGLFVAWKYPALHLTGIEAQARSLSLARRSARYNGVAARARYLEGDLRELSMTVGAFELVTGSPPYWDRADGTVSDAPQKGPCRFEFRGGVEGYCEAARAALAPQGVFAVVFDGRQTARLEVAAEAAGLEIFRLREVVSREGDPPLIVVAAMARAGEAPWPRLDEPALLLRDAEGKRTDAFRALREAMGLPPGAR; this is encoded by the coding sequence GTGGCTCTGACCGAGCGCCAGCGCCAGCGCCAGGCCCGGGCGCGCGCCGACTGGACGCCCCCCGGCCCCGTGCCGCCGGGGGATCAGGGCGAGCCCGACCTGGTCCCCGGTCCCGACGAGACGCTGGACGCGTTCGCGGGACACTGGCGCCTTTTCCAGCTGAGGGGCGGTCACCGCTACTCCACCGACGACCTCCTGGGCGCCTGGTATGCCTGGGACACCATGCGCTTGCTGGATCGGACGCCCGCAAACGCCCTGGACCTGGGCACGGGGATCGGCTCGGTGGGCCTCTTCGTCGCATGGAAGTACCCGGCCCTGCACCTGACGGGAATCGAGGCGCAGGCGCGAAGCCTCTCGCTGGCGCGCCGCTCGGCTCGCTACAACGGGGTGGCCGCGCGCGCGCGCTACCTCGAAGGCGACCTGCGCGAGCTGAGCATGACCGTCGGGGCCTTCGAGCTGGTGACGGGGAGCCCCCCGTACTGGGACCGAGCGGACGGGACGGTGAGCGACGCGCCCCAGAAGGGGCCGTGCCGCTTCGAGTTCCGCGGGGGGGTCGAGGGCTACTGCGAGGCGGCCAGAGCGGCCCTCGCCCCACAGGGCGTGTTCGCGGTGGTCTTCGACGGGCGCCAGACCGCGCGCCTCGAGGTTGCCGCCGAGGCGGCGGGCCTCGAGATCTTCCGGCTGCGCGAGGTCGTCTCGCGCGAAGGGGACCCGCCCCTCATCGTGGTGGCCGCCATGGCCCGCGCCGGCGAGGCGCCCTGGCCGCGGCTAGACGAGCCCGCGCTCCTGTTGCGGGACGCCGAGGGCAAGCGCACCGACGCCTTCCGCGCCCTGCGCGAGGCGATGGGCCTGCCGCCAGGGGCTAGGTAG
- a CDS encoding endonuclease/exonuclease/phosphatase family protein, whose amino-acid sequence MDIRIATINLAGVSDGWFEGRREAMVEQLAELGLDALCLQEVASRGSPYPYDQVADLAARLGLSFACFAPYGNPDEVRSRERGGVALIARWPFRWVEVLQLPPGSVSPDARVAALGTLAHPEGLVHLLGTHLSWPLDAHQTREDQVRHALDRVRDLGWDRPGARFVLAGDLNGVEGEPALRLVSERLIDAYRAAHPTLQGLTWTRANPLVWYDSPDRRVDYLFADRGATVLAAEVALDRAEAPASDHYAVFAHLRWDGADRV is encoded by the coding sequence ATGGACATCCGGATCGCGACCATCAACCTGGCGGGGGTGAGCGACGGCTGGTTCGAGGGGAGGCGCGAGGCCATGGTCGAGCAGCTCGCGGAGCTCGGCCTCGACGCGCTGTGCCTGCAAGAGGTCGCCTCGCGCGGCTCGCCCTATCCCTACGACCAGGTGGCGGATCTCGCCGCGCGCCTCGGGCTCTCGTTCGCGTGCTTCGCCCCGTACGGCAACCCCGACGAGGTCCGCAGCCGCGAGCGCGGCGGCGTCGCGCTCATCGCGCGCTGGCCCTTTCGCTGGGTCGAGGTCCTCCAGCTCCCGCCGGGGTCGGTGAGCCCGGACGCGCGGGTCGCGGCCCTGGGCACCCTCGCTCACCCCGAGGGCCTCGTCCACCTGCTCGGCACCCACCTCTCGTGGCCCCTCGACGCGCACCAAACGCGCGAGGACCAGGTGCGGCATGCGCTCGATCGGGTGAGGGACCTGGGCTGGGATCGCCCCGGGGCGCGCTTCGTGCTCGCGGGCGATCTCAACGGCGTCGAGGGTGAGCCCGCCCTGCGGCTCGTGAGCGAGCGCCTGATCGATGCGTACCGCGCGGCGCACCCGACCCTCCAGGGCCTGACCTGGACGCGCGCCAACCCGCTCGTCTGGTACGACTCCCCGGATCGCCGGGTGGACTACCTCTTCGCGGATCGAGGCGCGACGGTGCTAGCAGCCGAGGTGGCCCTCGATCGCGCCGAGGCCCCGGCCTCGGACCACTACGCCGTCTTCGCGCACCTGCGCTGGGACGGTGCGGATCGGGTATGA
- a CDS encoding ATP-grasp domain-containing protein gives MYERLSPWPRPSNRTILCVARERAGRLFIEAAANLGCRVLVLTETGALRDASWPDSIARKVGVWSLDDHAAAMEVALGLAAQERVDFRRIDRVVALLERDVELAAEIREMLDIEGQPRWQANLFRDKLAMRLRALTCGIRVPYFAACADREAVRRMCEQVPPPYLVKPRDGLGAGGIRRLERREQVQGAIDALGDQVDRYLIEQYVAGDVYHVDSLTKDGTPRFAIASRYGLPLLDVIQGGNFVSYTIERGSELERRLLEANRDIIQGFGYQRGVSHIEFIVGRDDGAIYFLEGASRMAAARIPWVIKQATGVCMYHEWAALEALPDYEPAMPGEGYAGIITTVTKRGPANLEGYRDPAIVWKSRDPYVPSMIVRADDPRSLEERMRHLDREFAAL, from the coding sequence ATGTACGAACGCCTTTCCCCCTGGCCCCGGCCCAGCAACCGCACGATCCTCTGCGTGGCCCGCGAGCGCGCGGGCCGCCTGTTCATCGAGGCGGCCGCCAATCTCGGCTGCCGCGTCCTGGTGCTCACCGAGACCGGCGCGCTGAGAGATGCCTCCTGGCCCGATTCGATCGCGCGCAAGGTGGGGGTGTGGAGCCTGGACGACCACGCGGCCGCCATGGAGGTGGCCCTCGGGCTCGCGGCCCAGGAGCGCGTCGACTTCAGGCGGATCGACCGGGTGGTGGCCCTCTTGGAGCGCGACGTGGAGCTCGCCGCCGAGATCCGCGAGATGCTCGACATCGAGGGGCAGCCCCGCTGGCAGGCGAACCTGTTCCGCGACAAGCTTGCCATGCGCCTTCGGGCGCTCACCTGCGGCATCCGCGTGCCCTACTTCGCCGCATGCGCCGACCGCGAGGCGGTGCGGCGCATGTGCGAGCAGGTGCCTCCCCCCTACCTCGTCAAGCCCCGCGACGGCCTCGGAGCGGGCGGGATCCGGCGCCTCGAGCGCCGCGAGCAGGTGCAGGGCGCCATCGACGCGCTCGGTGACCAGGTCGATCGCTACCTGATCGAGCAGTACGTGGCGGGCGACGTCTACCACGTGGATTCGCTGACCAAGGACGGGACTCCGCGCTTCGCGATCGCCTCGCGCTACGGCCTGCCGCTGCTCGACGTGATCCAGGGCGGCAACTTCGTCAGCTACACCATCGAGCGGGGCAGCGAGCTGGAGCGACGGCTCCTGGAAGCCAACCGCGACATCATCCAGGGCTTCGGCTACCAGCGCGGCGTCTCGCACATCGAGTTCATCGTGGGCCGCGACGACGGCGCGATCTACTTCCTCGAAGGGGCGAGCCGGATGGCGGCCGCCCGGATCCCCTGGGTGATCAAGCAGGCGACAGGGGTGTGCATGTACCACGAGTGGGCCGCCCTCGAGGCCCTGCCGGATTACGAGCCGGCCATGCCGGGCGAGGGCTACGCGGGCATCATCACCACGGTCACCAAGCGCGGCCCGGCCAACCTGGAAGGCTACCGGGATCCTGCGATCGTCTGGAAATCGAGGGATCCCTACGTGCCGTCCATGATCGTGAGGGCCGACGATCCGCGCAGCCTGGAGGAGCGGATGCGGCACCTCGACCGGGAGTTCGCCGCCCTATGA